GCTGCAACGCCGCAATCTTTGCGACTTCAGCCTTAGAAAGAGGCATGAATACGAGGCGTTCGTCGATTCGATTCCAAAGCTCAGGTGGGAAGTGTCGTTGGGCAGCGCTGATCACAGCGTTTCGACCTGCTCCAGTATCGGTGCCTTCTGAGAACCCTATTCTAGGTCCACGCTTCTCTTGAAGAGCGCTCGCCCCAAGGTTGCTCGTCATCACGATGACACAGTCCGCAAAGTTGACGATTCGTCCCTGTCCATCAGTCAATCTACCGTCGTCGAGCAATTGCAGCAGGATGTTCAAGACATCGGGATGGGCCTTCTCAACCTCGTCAAAAAGGATGACTTGATAGGGGCGTCTTCGAACGGCTTCAGTGAGTTGTCCACCGCGTTCAAACCCGACGTATCCGGGAGGGGCTCCAATCAGACGGCTCACCGTATGAGGTTCGAGAAACTCCGACATATCAAAACGGATCATGGCGTCGCGATCAAAGAATAAGAAGTCCGCCAAGACCTTTACAAGTTCGGTCTTTCCAACACCGGTTGGCCCCAGGAAGAGCAGGGAGCCAATGGGTTTGTTCGAGCGGAATCCGGCGTAGTTCCTGCGAATCACGTCACTCAATGTTGAGACGATATCGGAATGCCCAACGATTTGTTCTCCGATGTGTTCTTCCATCCGAAGGAATCGTTCTTTGTCCTCTTGGGTCAGTCTTTCTGGCGGAATTCCCGCAAGCTCGGCCACCACTTTGGCGATGTGCTCGCGCGTAATCTCATTGCGGTTTTCTCGCGCCGCTCGAGAGCCCGCAAGGTCCATCACGCCGATAGCCTTGTCTGGAAGGCGGCGCTCGTGAATGAAGCGCTGGGCAAGCTTTACGACGGCCTCAAGTGAGCCTTCTTCATAGGTGACGCCGTGGTGGTTTTCATAGTTTTGGCGAATACCGTGTAGAATGTTGACGGTGGTATCCACGTCAGGTTCTTCCACGTAGACCGCTTGGAATCGGCGTTCGAAAGCTGGGTCGGACTCTACAAACTTCTTAAACTCATCATGCGTCGTGGCGCCAATACAAGGGAAAGTCCCGCGGGCCAGCGCCGTTTTGAGTTCTCCTGCGGCATCCGTGCCATCTCCACCGGCACCTGCATTCATCCAGGTGTGAATCTCGTCCAAAAAGACGATGACTCGGCCATCTGCTCTCTTGACTTCATCTTTGATGGCGATGAGTCGCTCGGAGAACGAGCCGCGCAAATGGGTGCCGCCCAAAATTCTTCCGACTTCCAATTCGACAACGATGCGCTTTCCGAGTCTTGAGCCCGTCTTCGCAAGCGCCACGAGTTCAAGTGCCAGTCCTTCCACGATGGCGGTCTTTCCGACTCCGGCATCACCGAGGAGCATCGGGTTATTCGAGCGACGCTTCCCTAGGATATCGATGACTTGAGAAATCTCGCGCTCACGCCCAAAGACATTGTCGAGCTTTCCGAGCGCGGCCTCTTCGGTGATGTTACGCCCGAATTTGACTAGGTTTGGGAACTCCTGCGCGGAGAGTTGATAGGTCTCGGCGATGTCCTGGTCCTGGAACGTAAGTCCGTGTGCGGCCTTGCGCGCAGGCGCAATCGGCTCGGGTGGAATAGTGATTCGTGGCCCACTTGAGTCTTCTTCGACCTCATCTTCGGCGGATTCAGGTGCCTCAGCAACGGGTTCCGGCTTCTTGGCTCGAGCGGCTTCGGCCCGTTTTCTCTTAAGAGATTCCGCGAGCTTTTTGGCGGTCGAGCGGGCCTCTTGAACGGCTTTTTCGCGTGCGAGGGCTTGTTCTTCTGGAGTGGGTTCCGCACGCTCGGGCCTTTCGGGCTGCGTGGGAGCCTTTGGTGCTTTAGGAGGCTCTGGGGCCTGAGTCGGCATTGGCGCGAGAGCATTCTCTTGACGTCTGGCTCGTCGAAGCGATGGGTGGATTTCAATGGGGGAGGGCGCGTGCTCAATGAGTTGCGATGTCGTCACCGTTGGCGTTGATATCACGGTGGCGACGCCTGTGCGTCGAGGCATGACTCGTGACCCGGTGGCATAGCTCATCACGGAAGCGCGAATCGCGCTAACATTGGCCCCAGCTTCGTCCAAGATTCTGTGCGCCTGTGAGCTCGACTCACGAATGAGTGAGGCGAGTAGGTGCAAGCTATCGACGGCCTGAGCGCTTGAGCCCTCGGCGAGTCGGGTGCTTCGAGCCAGAATTCTTTCCAAAATTCGTTCATCTTCGGTGCTCAATTTGCGGACCGCACTGAGGAGTGCATCCACCGTAATCTCGCGGTCCTCTAAGAACGTAGCGGCCTGGTTTGGCACCGTGTAGAGCGCGAGCAATACATGCGCCGAAGACAAGGTCTTCCCGCACTGCCGCGCAATATCATTGGCCTGTGTAAAAATGGATACGAGCTCTGGGTCACGCGGTATAGACATCCTTGTCCTCTCCGTCCAGACATCACCACGAGTGCGAGTTTCATCCTGAAAGGCACTCATCGTGATATTGTGAGACTAAACTAATTCATGTATTCCCAACTGACCCTAGCACTCGGCAGATCGCGGGTAAAGGGTTCATGTTGTTGTTTGAAGGATTTTGAGATGCACAAGAAGTTCATTGTCGATACAGCGAGAGCACCGAGGGCGATGGGCCCGTTTTCCCAGGCGGTGGGCTACGGTGCGTTGCTTTTCGTTTCGGGCCAGATTGCGTTGGATCCTCATACCGGCAAGCTCAATCAAGGTGGAATCGAGTCGCAATCCCGGCAAGTGATGGACAATATCCAGGGCATCTTGATGGGAGCAGGCTTGGACCTGAGCCACGTGCTCAGCGTGACGATTTATCTCAGAAACTTGAACGATTTTGAAATCGTCAACGATGTCTATAACCTTTACTTCGACCACGGCGCGCCGGCGCGTTCAGTAGTGGAGGTCACACGACTTCCTCAAGATGCGTTGATACAAGTCGACGCCATCTGCGCTGCTCCTGCAAATTACGAGGCGCTCGCCGATGAGTACGAAGACGAGTACCCTGATTACGACCCGACCTACGGCGACGATGGTACCGGCCCTGATTCGGCGGACACCGTTGTTCCTGAGGTCGCAGAAGAAGCGACTGACGACGTCGAGCCTGAAACTCCGGCTGAGTCTCAGTCTGAAGAGCCACCGAGCTTGCCAGGAACAGTCCAAGCGGCCACCACGCTGGCCGGAGGTTTTTCGCCAGTGGCCGGGCTTAAGCTGCCCGCGCCTGGAGCCAAGAAAGACGAGCCTGTTGCCGAGGAAGCAAAAGAAGAGCCAGGCGAAAAGAAGGAAGATTCCGAGGATAAGTAGTTGAAACTCAGGTATTGGATAGCGTTGACGGTTTTTGGGGCGGCATGTGCCACCGCAGTGACCACCACCCGCTCGCCGGATGTACCTGAGAACGTACAAGCGCCTGTCGCGCCGAAGCGAGAGCCATTGCCTCCAGCTCCGCTCCCAGCGCCACCTCCAGAAACTTTTTTTGAAATGCCATACATCGGCGCCGATGCGCCGCAGATTGGGCTCCTGCCCGATGAGGCGCCAGACATCTCAAGGTCCGTCGGAACCGTCACCGAAGGATGGCTTGCGAATTCCGAAAGGGTGATTCCTAACGAGAAGATGCTCTTTCTCGAGGTTCATCAGGAGCGCGGGCTCCACTACACGTCGACATTCCTGAAGCAATTGATGGAAAAGACGGCAGAGTACGTCTGGGACAGGCATCAATCGCCGCTATTGATGGGGAATTTTGGCGCTCCTGGCGGTGGAGATATCCCGTACTCGGTGTCACATAACTCCGGCCGTGACGCCGACCTCGCGTTTCATATGCTCGCACCGAGTGGGAATGTCTGGGTCCCAAAATCCTTCGTGGAGTTTGACGAAAATGGCCAATGGGTGGATGCCTCGACCGGTGGTGTCTATCGATTCGATGTCGCGCGCAACTGGACCGTGATCGAGGGTCTTCTGACCCATCACGAAGGCCAGATTCAGATGATATTTGTGTCGAATGGTCTGAGGCGCCTGCTATTGAACCATGCGGCAGCCATCAAGGCTCCTCCGGCCATCATCTCTGACGCGGCGAGGGTCTTAGTTCAGCCGGGAGGTGCGCTACCGCACAATGACCACTTTCATATCCGGGTGTTTTGCTCGGTCGTCGACATCGAGAGCGGGTGCGAGGAAACCGGACGTTGGCAGCCGAACCTCGCGGAAAACCGGGCTCGAAGAGCGAAGCTGCTCAAGGATCTTAGAGTTCATCTGAGCGATACCGATCCGAGCATCCGAGCCCACGCGGTCCAGAGATTGGTGTTGCTTCAGGAACAAAGGGCTGTCTCGTATCTTGGAAAGCTGCTCGACGATTCAGATTCTGCAGTGAGGGTGGCCACAGCGCGAGCCTGGACACACCTTGAAGGAGGACACCAGCCTCTCATCGCTCAGCTCGAACGTGAAGAGAATTGGCGTGTGCGCTTAGAACTCATCTCGGGACTGAGTGGAGTCGGGGCTGCAAAGCCCACTTTGATCTCACTTTTGGAGTCGGGAGAGGCTCACCAAACGCCGTATGGGGAGATTCGCGAAGAGTGGGTCGTAGCGGGCGCCGTGGCTACTTCTGAGGACCAGGACTATGTGGCGGGATTGATTCGAGTGATGAGCGTGCAGGAGGCCGAGGGTGTGGCGCATTTTGCGCGAGCACTAGCGTTCTTGACGAATCAGCAATTTGAGTCGGCTCAAGAATGGGTAGCCTGGTACGAAGAGGCCAAAAGCCAAACACGGGACGAATGGCTCGCGAGCGGTTTTCAGGCGGCTGGTTTTTCGGTCCAAAAGATCGGCTTCGAGTCTGTCTGGGAGCTCTGCCGCGCTATCTCAGGCTCCGACCCCGTCAGCCACAACGCTCAAAAGGCCTTGATGCGACTTTCGGGTCAAGAGGTGCCCTCGCTCCTCTGGTCCAAATGGGACGCGAGCTTCTACTGGCGCCGTTTTTTCGAGCGGAAAATTGCTGAGTTAGGCCTGCCTCAAATCCCGCCAGAACTCTCAACGGCCGGTGGATATGTGAAGGAAGATGAGGGAGGATGAGTGGCTTTACACGTGGGCTTTGAGGGTCTAGACTCTCAAGCACGAAACACCCGTTGAAATGGCCAAAACCATGCGAACCAGGATCATTGGAATAGCTCTCCTCTTGTGTTTTCTTCTCACGGGGTGTGGGAAGAAGCTCGACCCGTCAGACCCAGAGGGGGCGTTTAATCTTTTCTGGCAACACATGATGGATGGCCAGTCTGAGGCGATGTGGGACCTCATGGCGCCGTCATCTCATGAGTATTTCGACCAGCAGTTGGAGAGACTGCACCAGATGGACGAGAAGATTGGGCGGTACTTGCCACCGACCGACCACACCCTCGCGCGCAAGCAGGCAGGGTCGATCTTGACCGATGAAATCAAAGACGGCCGTGGCCTTTTTCTCAAAATTTTCAAGCCAGCAGAAGTTCCCAAGGAAGAAGCAATTCAGGTCGGGATGCAGGTTGAACAAGTCACGATGTCCGAGGACCAAAAGTCGGCTGCTGTGTTGACGCGCGGCGGCCAAAAAGTGCTTCTCACCTACGACCAAGAGAACGAAAAGTGGGAAGTGATGTTCGTTGAATCCTTTGCGGAATTGGGGACGGCCATGGGGTGGTTAGAATCTAATGAAACTGCTTTGGACCAGACCATCGAAGACTTGATCAGCGAGGAGAGACGGGAACGTGAGTCCTTGATCGCTGAACTTATGGGATACGAGGAAGAGAGCGCGAACTGAAATGGCCAACGACAAAAACGACCTCCCTGAAATCGCCGTTGAACCTCTGGACGACGGCCCCAATTCTTCCAACGTGCTCTCCGGGCCGCAGTCAACCCACGGCGGAGCGCCCGGAACGCGTGGACCTCGAAGCGCCAAGGTAGAACCTGAAGATCCCATGATTGGGGTCACCTTGATGGGCAAGTTCCGCATCGTCAAAAAGGTGGGCGAGGGCGGCATGGGAAACGTCTACCTTGCGCTCCAGCAACCACTTCAGCGTGAAGTGGCCATCAAGTTGCTCAAGCCCACGGAGAATAACCCCGAGGGCGAGCACTACTTCATGCGCGAAGTTCAGGCGATTAACATGCTTCGCCACCCGAATATCATCGGGATTTTGGACTTCGGTAAAGAGCCGGACGGCACGCTCTATCTGATCATGGAGTACTTGCCGGGGCGAACTCTGAAGAGGCTCATCCGCAAGGAGTACCCGCTCGATCCCGTGCGTATCTGCAAGATCTGTATGCAGATTCTGAGTGCTCTTGAGCAGGCACACTCAACGGGAATCGTTCACTGCGACCTCAAACCTGCAAACGTCATGCTCGAGGAGGTGGCGGGCGAGTCGGATTTCGTAAAAGTGCTCGACTTCGGTATCGCCAAAGTGAAAGGCCCTGCCATGGAGGTTGGTCCCTACACGCAGGCCGGAAATATCGTCGGTACCTTTGATTATATGAGCCCCGAACAGATCATGCGCAAAGACCTCGATGGTCGCGCCGATATTTGGTCGCTCGGGGTCATCATGTACGAGATGTTGACACGCAAGCGCGTGTTCCACGACAAAGACGCGGTGAGCATTATTGGGCGCGTGATGCAGATGCCCATCAAATCGCCGACCGAAATTGTAGACCCGTCGCTGAATTATCGCATTCCGCCCGAACTCGAGGCGATTGTAATGAAGGCGATGGAACGCCAGATCGACAAGCGCTACCAGTCGGCCAAGGAAATGCGAGATGCGCTCAAGAAGCTAGCCGCGCGCCTGGAGGCCGGCATTGACCCAGATATGACCATGCCTCCCGGGCCGAATGAGAGCTCGGACGTGCACTCCGGAAGTCTTCCGAGTCAAGGGTTTGGGAGCGCATTCCAACGTGATGCCTCAGGTAATTTGCAGACCAATTCAGGGCTGCAGGACACGAGTCGTACCGGGATAAATCCGCTTTCTTCGCGCTCGGGCGGCTTCGGGCTGATGGACTCGCAAAAGCTCGGGACGGGTATTGCGGCGGGGACTTCGGTGCTCGACCAAACGTTCTCGATCCAAGAGCTGGAATCTTCGCTCGCAGGCGAGAGAAGAAAGGTTGCGGTGCTCGCCATTCAGCAACGTGCCCGACGCGGCAAAGGCATTGACCCTGAAGAGATCGCGCGGCGTTCCCAAGAGGAAGTCAAAGTCATCCGAGAAGTGATTCAGCAACACGACGGTGAAATTGATAGCTTCCTCGGTGGCACTTACACCGTGCTCTTTGGTGCCACGAAAGCCCGTGTGGGTGACAACGTGCGCGCCGTGGAATGCGCCCTTGCGCTGCGCGCACGCTTTCAGTCGCTCGAAAGTGGAGCTGACCACATCGGAATCGGCCTGAGCTACGGCGAGATATTCTTGTCCAGCCGCAAAGGCGGGAGCGCGTTTGGCGGGGCTATTGACCGCGCAATCGAGATTGCTCGTGGCACGCAGAATGCCCAGGTGATTGTCGACGAAGAGCTCGTGGATCTGACCAAAGAGCAGGTTGAGTATCAGGGCCGCAAGAACGTGGCCGGTGAGCCGGCTGCTGAAGTAGTCCAGCTCAAAGCTGGTGGCGCGGACGCGGCGGATATCGAAGTTTCCGACGTCTACGTACCAAGGCCCTCGATTTTTGATGAGTTGTCCAGGCGCGCGGCCGACGCGAAGAGGGAGCGAGGCGGCGGCATCGTGATGTTGGGCGATGTCGGAACAGGAAAGTCGACCACCCTCAAGCACTTCGCAAACGACATGAAGGACGCGGGCTGGGAGACTTTTCTGGTGCGTCACCGCGACTCACAAAACCGGCAAAGTTTGTCGGTGGTGCGTTCCTGGATTCGACAGATTGCGCTGACCTACAAAGAGCCGGCGACGCTGATTCGGCGGGCGTGTGAGAGTATTGGCCTTGAGCAAGGCATTGATGCCGTGGTCGCCCTCTATCTGAGCGCCAACGGGGCCGATGCAAGATTGGCGGGACAACTTCCGTGGCAAGACGCCAAAGCCTACGCGTTTTTTACGACTGCGCTGCTTCAACGCATGGTGCGTTTCGCGATGAAGAAGGGGCCAGTTCTTCTGGCCGTCGATGACTTGGACAAGCGTGATGCGGCCGAGATCGACGTGATGGAGAGTTTACTTCAAACGGTGCAGAAGCACTCGGTCTTGGTGATCGCAACCATGCGTCATCAATCAACCGAGCGCGACCACGGTCTGCCGGCATTGTTCGAAGTCTTGCCGATTGGCTCGTTCAGTGAAAACGAAGCGCGGCAGTTTATCTCCATGTCTTTGGGGTATACGCCACCTGCCGACGTGGTGGCCCATTTGACGAGCCGCTCCGGCGGCAACCCGATGTTCCTCACCGAGATGGTTCGCACGATTACGCGCGATGACCAAACGCGGATGCTCACAGCGTCCGCGCTGGAAAAAGCTATCCCGCAATCTCTACAAGAGATACTCGCCTCGAGAATCGACGAGGTTGGAGATTCGGTTCGAGACGTGCTGGCGATTGCTTCGGTGCTTGGTGAGTCGTTCCGAGAGCAGTTTCTCTACCAGATTGCGCCCGCACACCTCGGGCCCCAGTTTGCCGTAGCCGAGTTGGTGAAGAAGCGTCTCCTAGATGCAGCGCTCGATCCGATGGGGAATGTCACTCTGGCCTTTAATCCTCGAGCGCTTCGGCAGATTGTCTACGATAGGCTTCCTCGCGAATCCCGAGCGCAATTTCATCGTGGGGTCATCGAGTTCTTGGAGCAGGCTGGCGATATGGCGGCCATCGACCCACTCGAATGGCCGTTGATGTTGGCCTTCCACTACCGAAATGTTGAAGGTTGGGAAGGTGCCGCGCACTACTTGATGCGCGCCGGTGATGTGCTTCTCGACCTCTACGATTACGCTGGAGCAATCCTGCAATACGAAGAAGGAAAGGGACTTCTGACGCAGCACGGATTCCCAAAAGATAATCCGACGTATCTGGCGCTCATCGCGCGCCTTTTGGTAGCGTTGCGTGAATCTGGGCGCCTCGACGCCGCTTACGATCTGATTGGCTCCTTACCGAATTTGGATTCGGTCGGCGAAGATTTTGTGGCCCCGCTTCTACTGGAGCAGGGAAGGGTGGGAATGGAAGCCGGAGACGTGGACAAGGCCTATCAGGCTCTGGACCGCGTTCGCGACATCGCCCTTCAGCGCCAAGACCTGAAACTCGAGATTCAGGCCCTGCTTGCGATAGGCCAGATTTTCGAGAAGCAAAATCAGCTCACGAACGCGGCAAACACCATGATGGAGGTTTCCCGTAAGGTGGAGGGCATCCAGATCAATATGGCGGATCCGGAAGACCGAAAGCTCTACTGGACCGCGTACAATCAGCTCGGAACACTCTTCATTCGTCAAAGGGACTTCAACCGTGCGCAGCACTTCTTGAACCAGGCCTTGCGCCGCGCGCAAGAGATCCAAGACCAGCGAGGGTTGATTCGCGTGCTGAGTAATC
This Microvenator marinus DNA region includes the following protein-coding sequences:
- a CDS encoding HEAT repeat domain-containing protein; protein product: MKLRYWIALTVFGAACATAVTTTRSPDVPENVQAPVAPKREPLPPAPLPAPPPETFFEMPYIGADAPQIGLLPDEAPDISRSVGTVTEGWLANSERVIPNEKMLFLEVHQERGLHYTSTFLKQLMEKTAEYVWDRHQSPLLMGNFGAPGGGDIPYSVSHNSGRDADLAFHMLAPSGNVWVPKSFVEFDENGQWVDASTGGVYRFDVARNWTVIEGLLTHHEGQIQMIFVSNGLRRLLLNHAAAIKAPPAIISDAARVLVQPGGALPHNDHFHIRVFCSVVDIESGCEETGRWQPNLAENRARRAKLLKDLRVHLSDTDPSIRAHAVQRLVLLQEQRAVSYLGKLLDDSDSAVRVATARAWTHLEGGHQPLIAQLEREENWRVRLELISGLSGVGAAKPTLISLLESGEAHQTPYGEIREEWVVAGAVATSEDQDYVAGLIRVMSVQEAEGVAHFARALAFLTNQQFESAQEWVAWYEEAKSQTRDEWLASGFQAAGFSVQKIGFESVWELCRAISGSDPVSHNAQKALMRLSGQEVPSLLWSKWDASFYWRRFFERKIAELGLPQIPPELSTAGGYVKEDEGG
- a CDS encoding serine/threonine-protein kinase — translated: MANDKNDLPEIAVEPLDDGPNSSNVLSGPQSTHGGAPGTRGPRSAKVEPEDPMIGVTLMGKFRIVKKVGEGGMGNVYLALQQPLQREVAIKLLKPTENNPEGEHYFMREVQAINMLRHPNIIGILDFGKEPDGTLYLIMEYLPGRTLKRLIRKEYPLDPVRICKICMQILSALEQAHSTGIVHCDLKPANVMLEEVAGESDFVKVLDFGIAKVKGPAMEVGPYTQAGNIVGTFDYMSPEQIMRKDLDGRADIWSLGVIMYEMLTRKRVFHDKDAVSIIGRVMQMPIKSPTEIVDPSLNYRIPPELEAIVMKAMERQIDKRYQSAKEMRDALKKLAARLEAGIDPDMTMPPGPNESSDVHSGSLPSQGFGSAFQRDASGNLQTNSGLQDTSRTGINPLSSRSGGFGLMDSQKLGTGIAAGTSVLDQTFSIQELESSLAGERRKVAVLAIQQRARRGKGIDPEEIARRSQEEVKVIREVIQQHDGEIDSFLGGTYTVLFGATKARVGDNVRAVECALALRARFQSLESGADHIGIGLSYGEIFLSSRKGGSAFGGAIDRAIEIARGTQNAQVIVDEELVDLTKEQVEYQGRKNVAGEPAAEVVQLKAGGADAADIEVSDVYVPRPSIFDELSRRAADAKRERGGGIVMLGDVGTGKSTTLKHFANDMKDAGWETFLVRHRDSQNRQSLSVVRSWIRQIALTYKEPATLIRRACESIGLEQGIDAVVALYLSANGADARLAGQLPWQDAKAYAFFTTALLQRMVRFAMKKGPVLLAVDDLDKRDAAEIDVMESLLQTVQKHSVLVIATMRHQSTERDHGLPALFEVLPIGSFSENEARQFISMSLGYTPPADVVAHLTSRSGGNPMFLTEMVRTITRDDQTRMLTASALEKAIPQSLQEILASRIDEVGDSVRDVLAIASVLGESFREQFLYQIAPAHLGPQFAVAELVKKRLLDAALDPMGNVTLAFNPRALRQIVYDRLPRESRAQFHRGVIEFLEQAGDMAAIDPLEWPLMLAFHYRNVEGWEGAAHYLMRAGDVLLDLYDYAGAILQYEEGKGLLTQHGFPKDNPTYLALIARLLVALRESGRLDAAYDLIGSLPNLDSVGEDFVAPLLLEQGRVGMEAGDVDKAYQALDRVRDIALQRQDLKLEIQALLAIGQIFEKQNQLTNAANTMMEVSRKVEGIQINMADPEDRKLYWTAYNQLGTLFIRQRDFNRAQHFLNQALRRAQEIQDQRGLIRVLSNLGALCLSMRDTSGAREYFANALQFARGSGDLLSQARIQINLGIALMEVSDFEGAKKYFKQARDVAEDIGWHEGLADLSLHIQRLRSAMGI
- a CDS encoding AAA family ATPase, producing the protein MSIPRDPELVSIFTQANDIARQCGKTLSSAHVLLALYTVPNQAATFLEDREITVDALLSAVRKLSTEDERILERILARSTRLAEGSSAQAVDSLHLLASLIRESSSQAHRILDEAGANVSAIRASVMSYATGSRVMPRRTGVATVISTPTVTTSQLIEHAPSPIEIHPSLRRARRQENALAPMPTQAPEPPKAPKAPTQPERPERAEPTPEEQALAREKAVQEARSTAKKLAESLKRKRAEAARAKKPEPVAEAPESAEDEVEEDSSGPRITIPPEPIAPARKAAHGLTFQDQDIAETYQLSAQEFPNLVKFGRNITEEAALGKLDNVFGREREISQVIDILGKRRSNNPMLLGDAGVGKTAIVEGLALELVALAKTGSRLGKRIVVELEVGRILGGTHLRGSFSERLIAIKDEVKRADGRVIVFLDEIHTWMNAGAGGDGTDAAGELKTALARGTFPCIGATTHDEFKKFVESDPAFERRFQAVYVEEPDVDTTVNILHGIRQNYENHHGVTYEEGSLEAVVKLAQRFIHERRLPDKAIGVMDLAGSRAARENRNEITREHIAKVVAELAGIPPERLTQEDKERFLRMEEHIGEQIVGHSDIVSTLSDVIRRNYAGFRSNKPIGSLLFLGPTGVGKTELVKVLADFLFFDRDAMIRFDMSEFLEPHTVSRLIGAPPGYVGFERGGQLTEAVRRRPYQVILFDEVEKAHPDVLNILLQLLDDGRLTDGQGRIVNFADCVIVMTSNLGASALQEKRGPRIGFSEGTDTGAGRNAVISAAQRHFPPELWNRIDERLVFMPLSKAEVAKIAALQLRSSGSRLSDDSGIKLVVSDLVVPWLVANGGWDQEFGARPMRQTIERHVEGAVARLILNGEATRGDTVFVDVHEGNLVVLPEA
- a CDS encoding Rid family detoxifying hydrolase, whose amino-acid sequence is MHKKFIVDTARAPRAMGPFSQAVGYGALLFVSGQIALDPHTGKLNQGGIESQSRQVMDNIQGILMGAGLDLSHVLSVTIYLRNLNDFEIVNDVYNLYFDHGAPARSVVEVTRLPQDALIQVDAICAAPANYEALADEYEDEYPDYDPTYGDDGTGPDSADTVVPEVAEEATDDVEPETPAESQSEEPPSLPGTVQAATTLAGGFSPVAGLKLPAPGAKKDEPVAEEAKEEPGEKKEDSEDK